In Deltaproteobacteria bacterium, the genomic stretch TCCGACCTATAAAAATGACCCGCATGCGGGACGCCACCTGGGACATCATTAAATGAGATCGGGATTGATTGCGTGCCGTCGCTATTGAAAACAACGAAATGGACATGGGGCAAACTAGTTTCTCCGACCATTCCATTGAGAGCAATCGGCTGCCCTGACTGAACATCGTCACCTTCTTTGACCAAAGCACCGTTTTTTTGAATGTGCCCATAATTTGAAATCTGCCCGTCTTCGTGCTTAATCCAAATAAAGTTCGAGTTAAGGCCTACTCCGGAAAAACTTTGTTCAATTTTAATGACCTTGCCATCACGGGCGGCCACGATTTCGGCCCCTAAAGGCATAACAAAATCCCAAGCGTATAAATGCTCGGCCCGATGACTGGTAAAACTGCGATTCCCTTGTGAGACAAATCGGCTGATTCCCGCCTTCCACGGAAGCCGATAGGGAGACGATTCCTGCGACGGATAAATAGTCAGGTCAGTAGGACCAGTGAAAAAGAAAAAGAAAATGAAGTACGGAATGTACCATGTCGCGCAGAAGACTTTAATTGCGGAAATGTTCTTCCGCCAGATCAGCGGTCGACAGAGAACGCCAAGAAGCAGAACAAGCGAGAGCAGTAAGGTAAGAGCAAATAACGATGCTAAAAAATAAAACATGAATAGATCATTGCTCCATCACCTACCAGAAACCAGGAATTGAACCCTTGGGCGAATCTTTAAAACCCTTTTCGCAAAAATCTATCGACTTGCAGGCCGTGTTGCCTAGGTTCAAAGATTGAACCCAAGCCAACATTTCTCTTAGACTCTTTTTTCCATATTCAATGCGAAGCTTTTCCGGAAAGGTGCTTTCAACTTCTTCCAAGCACCAACAGGGTCTAGCATTTTCTTTTGAGGCTTGGGTCGCAAAAAGTTGCTTGCGCCCAGACTTAACAAGATATCGATCGATTCCGGCTGCCATTAACCACTTTTGTTTTGGGTCGCCTAGTTCAACGGCGCGCTTGGCCCAGATAAATGTTTGAAAGAAATGATCCGGAATAGTTCCATGCTGATACACCAGCGCTGCTGCCGCAAAATCCTCTGAAGTCTTAAAACAACCTTCGCCAAAGATCTCGCCTACGCGCTTTCGCCGGGCTTCGTCTCTTGGCTGCACCAGCTTCCAATCAACCACCGACTGCTTGCGATCCATCTGATCTTCGCTGACAATCTTTTGAAGTTCGATAGATCTTAATTTTTGCCGCTCAGAATCCTGATCGTAGGAAGTGAAAATCGCATTTTCAAGATTAGACGCAGATGCACAGCTTGATACTAAGACTACGAATAGCGCGAAACCTATCAGACATTTGATCAAAGAAATACTGCCAGCTGAAAGCGAAGTGACAAAAAGTTGTTCGAACTTGATAAGCTTGGGGCGATGCGGCTCTCCAGCAGTAATTCAGGGCCGAATGCAACTGACGGCGTAAGGAAATTCAAAGCTCCCAACTTTAGATTCGCATACACTGAATCACTAGCAGAACTAGAAGAAACGTTTTCGCTACGCGTGTATTCAAGTTGACCGCCGACGAGCGCAACCCAGTTTTCACTTCGCCAAAAGTAATAACTGATTGATGGCCCAATCCCATAGTATCGATAGTCGCGACCAATACTGAGCTGAAGGGTTCCGCCAACTGAAACATTTTCCCAGACAAAGTACTCGGCAACGGGATTGATGTAGAATGTGCCCCCGGAAAATTCAGTGTGGGTAAAACCGAATCCTCCGCCTACAGCGACGTTTCCTGGTGCAGTATTAGACGCAATGGCAGTTTTTTGAGTCGAAGACGCCTCTTGCGAAGCAGAGGCCGACATAAGATCAGGATCGGCGTAAGCCGGCATTGCACTGAGGGTGGCTATTGCTGAAAGGGTTAAGCAAAGTGAACTTACAAACCGGTTCATAGGACCCATCCAATTTCTTGAAAGAACAATTTTTTTACAGCGCACGACTACCAATAGAGCCATTTTAAAGCAACCAGTTTCGATCGATTAGTACTGCAACATCAAGGTCCGCATTGGCGAAGAAACTTTTCTGCTTCCCGTCGATTTCTAAGACGTACAAAATTGATGTGAGAATATTTCGGATCAGTAAGGTAGGACTCATACTTAAGTCTCACTGGGCCGTGGGTTTTAATCGTCCAAAGAATAATCGAGTCTTTGCTAAAAAAGCTTTTCCTAAACGACTCTCGATTGCCTGTGCCCTCCCATAACTCGTTACCCGAAAGCGCTCGCCCGAATGCTCTTGAAACAGCTTGATAAAGTGTGATTGAAAACGAGTAATCCAACCAAATAACCATTTCCACACGCTTCCATTTAATCGGTAAAGATCGAGTGTAGTTTCCGTCAAGAACCCAATTGTCTCCGTTGATTGCACGCTGAAGGTTGTCGAAAAACACTTCGTCACTTGGCCAATGCCAGTTAGGCCCCCAAAAAACCTTGTCCATCTCAATGTATGGGAAGCCCAGCCTTTTCGCTAAATCCTTAGCGAAAGTAGATTTACCGGATCCGCTGGTGCCGATCACATTGATTCGCTTCGCGTTCATAAAACCATCTCTACTTTGGATTCATTAGCTTGAGAACATTTCCGTCTGGATCTTCGAATACCAGCATATGCCCCCAAGGTTGATCCGCTTCACCAAGTATCTTGCAACCAAAGTCTTCAATTCTCTTTCGGTCTTGAGAGATATTGTTGGATCTTAAAGTTAACGTCGCTCCAGCATGTGCACCGTGAGAATCACGCGGAATATGGGGAATTGGACCATTTTCTGGATGCAGTCCGATTTTCATGCCGTGACAATCAAGTGCCAGCCAATGCTCATGTTCAAATAAAACCTTCATGTCGAGCACTTCGGTGTAAAAACGCTTCGCCTTCGCTTTGTCGGTGATGCTGTAGTAAACATCTTGAATACCAGTGATCATTTTTTCTCCCTTATCCACTTCAAAACATTCTCTGCATTTTCGTTTGGCGGAAATACTGGATAGAAAACTTTTTCGATTCGTCCTTCACGCAGTATGGATGATCACAGGCACCATCGTCTTGTGGAACCGGAAGATTCTGAGGAAGAATCATTAAATTGCGCAATTTGAACCTCACGCATCAAGCCAAAATAGTCCCGGACATTTGTCCCGTCGCTTTCGGGGAAATATACATGTATCTTTGAGATATGCGAATATTTCTTTTCTCCCTGTCGGTCTGTTTTACGTCGATCACATTGGTTCCTGCGAACTCTCTCGCTAATGATCACTGCTCGGCGTTTATGACAATGGCGCTGGGATTAGATTCTCCGGTTGTGCGCATGCAAGATGGAAAATTGATTGTCGACAAGACTTCTCCCGACTTCATCAGCCAAGATGGCGAGACGAAAGCGACGATCAAAACTAAATATTATGTCGGCGATGAGGAATTTAATTATCCAACGGTGATCCAGGTGCAGCGCAATGCGATTTCGACCACCGTTTCAAGGCGTGCAGACTCTAAAGTGAAACTCGCTAACGCTGACCTTGCTGGTTTCGAAGCACGTTACCTGACAGCAAATAAGGGCCAATGCGAAATGGAACTGAACACGGCTATTTACCGAAGCCCCTCTGGCGAACTTAAACGCCTTGTTTTTGACAAAAAATATTGCGATCAAGTTCGAGAGATTTTGGCAAAGCGTGGTGCAGAGCCCGACGGAATGAAGAAACTAGAAACCTGCACTGAACAGCTCGGAGATATCCAGGAAGCGTTCAATAGACGGCGCACAGAACTATTGAAGGACGATGTCATGATGAGCGATTCGGCCACCTCGATGGGAACCCCCTTCATGTCGGCAGAACCGCAAAATGGAGCTGGCCTAATGCTAGGACTTATGAGCCTCTGTACCCCGCAAGGCTGGGACGGTTTCGTCATGAATGCCCGCCAGAATATCCTTCGCGGTACTCCGCAAGCCCCTGCTTATCAGAAAAAGACAGGACAGTAAGTAACGCACTCAGGTACCCTTTGGCCCCCGCCCTAATTCTGAAGCGCGGCAATTATACCCGCGCTAAATTCACTAACAAGCAGCAAAATCACGACCTCAGAAAACTGTACTTCACGCCCCGCTTCAAACAGAATGGGGATAAATCTTGGCAACAAGAGGTATAAAGAGTGAGCTCAAGCAACTGGGCCTTCATCAGTGTCTGTATTTCGTTGTTATCGATGGGATGCGCAGGAGGTCCATCAACTAAAAAGAATTGGGGACTATCCAATCCTGATTTCCTTACCGGCGAAAAACCGGTCGAAAAAATCTCGGCGATAAAAGACGATCTCTCGCGCGATCTCAATCGCAGTTACTTTCCATATTATCTTTGGGTTAGGGCAACTCTTCGATCTCAACCCTACGTTCTAACTCAATTGCGAAATGAGGTAGCGGATCTCGCCTATAAGGAAAAGTGGGACGATAAGAAGCGCATCCAAGTGTACAATTCGATGTTAAAAACGCAGTTAACTAAACTTCAGAAGTCGACGTGCTTTGACATCGAAGTTCGAACTAACGATTCTTTCGCCAACAGCCCGGCCAATTGGCACGGCGACCTACACACAGATGGAGCGAGTGAGGTAATTCCCTTGACGTTCGAGCCCTTTGCGGGCTTCACAGAGAAGACGACTAGCGCTTATGTCACAGGCAGTACCGTCAATGTTTCAGAGGAGCGTGATCATTTTATGTTCACTGAAGCCTGTAGTGCGAAGCCAATCGACTTCACAAAGGAATTTACGTTTGAAGTTCAGCCCCGTTTCAAGAAGGATATCAAAGCTCTACGGTTAAGATGGGGAAAACGCGAAACAAATAATTAGCGTCGGCTGTTCGATGTCCTTCACCAGTCGAGCGACTAAAGTCGAGGCTTCCATTCTTAAAGTTGGAAAGATCCGTATCTTAAGAATCAAGACGAACCATTTCACTTTCTATCTCCGGCGAGAGCTTCCAAAACATAGGTCATTGGAAGAATCGTTTTCCCGCGCTTAAGATCTACCTGAACACTCGAGGCGTCTAAAAGGGCAGAATACATTCCCATAACGTCAGCGGCAGATGTAATCGGATAAGTGGTCGATTCGATTTTCCCATTGGATTTTCGAAAGACCCGCACTTCTTTCACGACATCACCGTTTTGGGCCATCAACACCTGGGTAATATCTTTTTCAGCAATTTCGTTTAATTCCATGCCGACGATTTCCTCGGCGTCATTGACGAGCGGCGTGAGCTTCACCATTTGCAAAACTGCCGCGAAGTCTTTCATTTTCGCACGTAGTCTTGCCGGCACGTAAATCTGCGTTCGCTTCACAGCGGCACTCTTGCCAGATGCCTTAACTGGCGTGCCTCTTTGAGAAAGCGCCCCCACGTCGGTCGGAGCAATAAAGATCGAAAAAATTAAAACCGCGTACTTGTATTTCAAAAACCCACTCTCATTCTGTTTTCTTTTTAATATCGACCAGCATTTCATTTCGGCGAAACGGAGGTAACGTCCACGGTGGATCGTAACCTGCAGATCGAACGGATCCGTCGACGACGTATTCAACTTTGGTTTTCAGCCACTCAAATAGCTCTTCCGTTTTTTTAGTGTTGGACTTCTCACTGCGCGATCCGCTGTAACGAATGACAGCAACTGTTTTGCTTTGAATCTCTTCAAATTTAACTCTGGGATCATTTGGCAGAGGCAAATCGTCGATCTTGTATTGAGACGGCATCATAAACGTCATGGTCCAACCTGTTGCGGACTTCACTTGCTCCACAGGTGCTGTCATAGCAATCTTTTCTGATTTCGCTTGTTCCACGGGTGCTGTCATTGCGATTTTAGATTTTGATTTGTTGTCGCCAAAAATATAGCCGGCGAGAATACGAAAGCCCTCATTCTGGGACGAGTCGTATTCCCCGTTAACTTCTGTCTTGGCGACAACGTAGGGACTATACTGCCGAATTTCCTTGTCACCTTCGGCGATTAAAACTTGATACCGAGGCGTCTCTTCGTTACGAGAGCCAAAGACCGAACACGCCGAATTGATAACTGTGATTAGAATAACTGGCCCCCATTGCCTCATACTGCCTCCGAGATCATCTTTACTGATGAACCAAAAAGCAGCAATCTGCAATTGAGACTAGTTTGCCTTCTGGAGTACCATAGCCGGCGTCGCCGAACGAATAAGATCCGTGACGCGATTGGGCCAATCACTCGTAGGAACCCTGCTCAATGGCAAGACAACCAAGTTTCCGGACTCGGCCCTCAATAGCACTCCGTTGTCGACGGAATCGGGATTGGACCCATCCATAATGGTCAAAATTCGAAATCCCTGCACCATACAAGACGCGATCTTCAGCTCGCCTCGTAGGTCTTTAAACTTATATGATGAGGCGGTGAGCTCTACATTGGTTCCTGTCGCAGTGGATTGGTCGACGTAGGCCCCACGAAAACTCTTCGGGAGAAAGCCTGACTGACAAACACGCTCGCCCGCAACTGCGATCTGCGGAACCAGAACAGCTAAAGAAAATAGAATTTTATAGATCATTGGCGCAACCCTTCTTTCGTAATCAATGCCTGAAGTTCGGCAAGTTGATTTTCAATTTTAGATAATCGATTCGACAAATTTACCCTCATTGCTCCTTCTTGTTTTCCAAAAATTTTTTCCAGTCAATATGCTCGCCGTCCCGGAGAATCGCGAGATGAGATGCAGGCCTCGTAAAGCTTTCGCCGCCGAGATCTAAAAGGTATTGCGGTGCCTGGGCGGACGTCGTTGAAACCGTTTCGTCGCCGTCCACAACAGTGACAAGCTTAGAAGAGGACTTCGTTGATTTCCGAATTTGCTTCTCTGTGAAGGCAAAACGTTTGGGTGAGCGACTTATTTCAAGACCAAGTTCATTGGTTGGGTATCCCTCACCAATGTAAATTTGGATCAGACGATCAACAGATTTTGCCGATTGAACCGAGTCACCAGAAAGCGGAGCATGAATTTTTTCTTGGAATGCTGCTGACTGCTGAACATGAAACTCGACGA encodes the following:
- a CDS encoding AAA family ATPase, with the protein product MNAKRINVIGTSGSGKSTFAKDLAKRLGFPYIEMDKVFWGPNWHWPSDEVFFDNLQRAINGDNWVLDGNYTRSLPIKWKRVEMVIWLDYSFSITLYQAVSRAFGRALSGNELWEGTGNRESFRKSFFSKDSIILWTIKTHGPVRLKYESYLTDPKYSHINFVRLRNRREAEKFLRQCGP
- a CDS encoding VOC family protein, giving the protein MITGIQDVYYSITDKAKAKRFYTEVLDMKVLFEHEHWLALDCHGMKIGLHPENGPIPHIPRDSHGAHAGATLTLRSNNISQDRKRIEDFGCKILGEADQPWGHMLVFEDPDGNVLKLMNPK
- a CDS encoding heme-binding protein, with protein sequence MRQWGPVILITVINSACSVFGSRNEETPRYQVLIAEGDKEIRQYSPYVVAKTEVNGEYDSSQNEGFRILAGYIFGDNKSKSKIAMTAPVEQAKSEKIAMTAPVEQVKSATGWTMTFMMPSQYKIDDLPLPNDPRVKFEEIQSKTVAVIRYSGSRSEKSNTKKTEELFEWLKTKVEYVVDGSVRSAGYDPPWTLPPFRRNEMLVDIKKKTE